In Nostoc sp. GT001, a genomic segment contains:
- a CDS encoding anthranilate synthase: MVFDSRSYKTLGGVSVSRSITEVKMDTALDDILFHLNSQRGGLLRSSYEYPGRYKRWAIGFVNPPLELTTQGNAFTLIALNERGQVLLPFLLERLSLSEQLENVTQENNIVLGFIKPSEKLFTEEERSKQPSSFTVVREILYTFSSQEDEHLGLYGAFGYDLVFQFEPITQHLKRPTDQRDLVLYLPDELIVVDYYQQRAFRLQYDFKTARGNTKNLPRTGESVDYRGKHLLPNQTADHKVGEYAKKVEVALDYFRRGDLFEVVPSQNFFEGYEDEPSKLFETLKDINPSPYGFIFNLGGEYLIGASPEMFVRVEGRRVETCPISGTISRGQDALDDAVQIRQLLNSHKDEAELTMCTDVDRNDKSRICEPGSVQVIGRRQIELYSHLIHTVDHVEGTLRSQFDALDAFLSHTWAVTVTSAPKRAAINFIEQHEKSARRWYGGAVGYLNFNGNLNTGLILRTIRLKDCIAEVRVGATVLYDSIPQLEEQETITKAAALFETIRRVKQTSQKIDESSSLKLTKLLPSAAASKRILLIDYEDSFVHTLANYIRQTGASVTTLRHGFSESLFDTERPDLVVLSPGPGRPSDFGVSQTVGALLHRQIPIFGVCLGLQGIVEAFDGELGVLNYPQHGKSSRIFVTDSNSVTFKNLPESFAVGRYHSLFALPQSLPKELKVTAISDDDVIMGIEHQTLPIAAVQFHPESIMTLSGKVGLEIIKNVVRAYTQSLVRS, translated from the coding sequence ATGGTTTTTGATTCACGTTCTTACAAAACCCTTGGCGGTGTAAGTGTTTCTCGCTCCATTACTGAAGTTAAGATGGACACTGCTCTCGATGATATTCTGTTCCATTTAAATTCTCAGCGCGGAGGGTTGCTAAGGAGTAGCTATGAATATCCTGGCAGATATAAAAGATGGGCAATCGGATTTGTCAATCCACCGTTGGAGTTGACTACACAGGGTAATGCTTTCACTTTGATAGCGTTGAATGAACGCGGTCAAGTACTTTTGCCATTCCTTTTAGAGAGACTATCTCTGTCAGAACAACTTGAGAATGTCACCCAAGAAAATAACATTGTTCTAGGCTTTATTAAACCTTCAGAAAAATTATTTACTGAAGAAGAACGTAGTAAACAGCCTTCCTCATTTACAGTTGTTAGGGAAATTCTATATACTTTCTCTAGTCAAGAAGACGAGCATTTAGGCTTGTATGGGGCGTTTGGTTATGACTTAGTTTTTCAGTTTGAACCAATTACCCAACATCTAAAACGTCCTACAGATCAGCGCGATTTGGTGCTTTATCTGCCAGATGAATTGATTGTTGTTGACTATTATCAGCAACGTGCATTTCGTCTACAATATGATTTTAAAACAGCGCGCGGCAATACAAAGAATCTTCCTAGAACAGGTGAGTCTGTAGATTATCGTGGCAAACATCTTTTACCGAATCAAACGGCTGACCATAAAGTAGGCGAATATGCCAAAAAAGTTGAGGTTGCACTCGATTATTTCCGCAGAGGCGATTTATTTGAAGTTGTTCCTAGTCAAAACTTTTTTGAAGGCTATGAAGACGAACCCAGCAAATTATTTGAAACTTTAAAAGATATAAATCCTAGTCCTTATGGGTTTATTTTTAATTTAGGTGGCGAATATCTGATTGGTGCATCTCCAGAAATGTTTGTGCGGGTTGAAGGTAGGCGGGTAGAAACTTGTCCCATTAGTGGCACTATTAGCCGGGGACAAGATGCTCTTGACGATGCGGTGCAAATTCGTCAGTTACTCAACTCTCACAAAGATGAAGCTGAGTTGACCATGTGTACTGATGTCGATCGCAATGACAAATCCCGAATCTGCGAACCTGGTTCAGTACAAGTGATTGGTCGTCGCCAAATTGAATTATACAGCCATCTGATACATACAGTAGATCATGTTGAAGGGACACTGCGATCGCAATTCGATGCTTTGGATGCCTTTCTTTCGCATACATGGGCAGTTACAGTCACTAGCGCACCCAAAAGAGCGGCAATAAATTTTATTGAACAGCACGAAAAGAGCGCCCGACGTTGGTATGGTGGAGCAGTCGGCTATTTAAATTTCAATGGGAATTTAAATACTGGCTTAATTCTGCGGACAATTCGATTAAAAGATTGCATCGCTGAAGTGCGAGTCGGGGCTACTGTCCTTTATGATTCCATACCACAGTTAGAAGAACAAGAAACAATTACTAAAGCTGCTGCTTTATTTGAAACGATTCGCCGTGTAAAGCAAACGAGTCAGAAAATTGATGAGTCCAGTTCTCTAAAATTAACGAAACTCCTCCCAAGTGCGGCAGCTAGCAAACGTATCTTATTAATAGACTACGAAGACTCATTTGTTCATACCCTAGCCAATTACATTCGCCAAACTGGTGCAAGCGTTACTACACTGCGTCATGGTTTCTCAGAATCGCTATTCGATACAGAACGCCCTGACTTAGTTGTATTATCTCCTGGCCCTGGTAGACCCAGTGATTTTGGGGTTTCACAGACTGTTGGCGCCCTTCTGCATCGCCAAATTCCGATTTTCGGAGTTTGTCTGGGATTGCAAGGCATCGTTGAAGCTTTTGATGGCGAGTTGGGAGTTCTCAACTATCCTCAACATGGTAAATCTTCACGGATTTTCGTCACTGATTCCAATTCTGTCACCTTCAAAAACTTACCGGAATCCTTTGCAGTCGGTAGATATCACTCATTGTTTGCCCTACCGCAAAGTTTGCCAAAAGAACTCAAAGTAACAGCGATTTCTGATGACGACGTAATTATGGGCATTGAACATCAAACACTTCCCATCGCCGCCGTTCAGTTTCATCCAGAATCAATCATGACTTTAAGTGGAAAAGTCGGTTTGGAAATAATTAAAAATGTGGTGCGTGCATATACGCAATCATTAGTTAGGAGTTAG
- a CDS encoding SDR family oxidoreductase: protein MNQTYGIRQKRTALITGAASGIGYQLTQIFARHSYNLVLVDKNESKLTEIIDEFPQKFGISVKIFVKDLSIPTSPEEIFTELQQASIKIDVLVNNAGFGTYGAFSETDLSTELKMLQVNMVSLTHLTKLFLKDMVEQNYGKILNVASAAAFQPGPLMAVYFATKAYVLSFSEAIANELEGTGVSVTVLCPGPTASEFQHNAAMEDSKIANVNRMMDTETVARIGYRGLMKNKTVVIPGMRNKILTESVRFTPRNLVTKVVRSMHELQKKR from the coding sequence ATGAATCAAACATACGGAATTCGGCAAAAAAGAACTGCTTTAATTACAGGAGCGGCTAGTGGTATAGGCTATCAATTAACCCAGATTTTTGCCCGTCATAGTTATAATCTTGTATTAGTAGATAAGAATGAATCAAAACTTACTGAAATTATAGATGAATTTCCCCAAAAGTTTGGCATTTCCGTCAAAATTTTTGTTAAGGATTTATCTATCCCAACATCCCCAGAAGAAATTTTCACAGAATTACAGCAAGCATCCATCAAGATTGATGTGCTAGTTAACAATGCTGGCTTTGGTACTTATGGAGCCTTTAGCGAAACAGACCTCAGCACTGAATTAAAAATGCTTCAGGTAAATATGGTCAGCCTGACTCATTTAACGAAGTTGTTCCTCAAAGATATGGTTGAGCAAAACTATGGAAAAATATTAAATGTGGCTTCAGCAGCAGCTTTTCAACCAGGTCCTTTAATGGCAGTTTATTTTGCTACTAAAGCTTATGTTTTATCATTTTCAGAAGCGATCGCGAATGAATTAGAGGGTACAGGTGTCAGCGTGACTGTTCTTTGTCCAGGGCCAACAGCATCGGAATTCCAACACAATGCTGCAATGGAAGATTCCAAGATTGCTAATGTTAACAGAATGATGGATACAGAAACCGTCGCTAGGATTGGTTATCGGGGCTTAATGAAAAACAAAACTGTTGTTATTCCTGGGATGAGAAATAAGATATTAACTGAAAGCGTCAGATTTACGCCCAGAAATTTAGTCACAAAGGTTGTTAGAAGTATGCACGAACTTCAAAAAAAGAGGTAG
- the aroF gene encoding 3-deoxy-7-phosphoheptulonate synthase, which produces MIIILKSGTPVEEITRISQELSDTWKVTVEKSVGTHKVVLGLIGDTTSIDKLQVQEFSPWIEQVLRVQQPFKRVSREFRHGEASEVVVPTPNGRVYFGEHHPIVVVAGPCSVENEVMIVETAKRVKAAGAQFLRGGAYKPRTSPYAFQGYGESALDLLAAAREATGLGIVTELMDAADLSAVARVADIIQIGARNMHNFSLLKKVGAQDKPVLLKRGMSATIDEWLMAAEYILASGNPNVILCERGIRTFDGKYARNTLDLSVLPVLRSLTHLPIMIDPSHGTGRSEYVPSMAMAAIAAGTDALMIEVHPNPAKALSDGPQSLTPEKFDRLVQEMSILGKVVDRWSTPAFDKIGESRILSTPELLNK; this is translated from the coding sequence ATGATTATCATACTTAAAAGCGGTACACCTGTTGAGGAAATTACTCGCATTAGCCAAGAACTGAGTGACACTTGGAAAGTCACCGTAGAAAAAAGCGTTGGCACTCATAAAGTTGTACTGGGGCTAATTGGTGATACCACTAGCATCGATAAATTACAGGTTCAGGAGTTCAGCCCTTGGATTGAGCAAGTATTACGAGTGCAACAACCTTTCAAGCGGGTAAGTCGAGAATTCCGACATGGAGAAGCCAGCGAGGTTGTTGTACCGACACCTAACGGTCGTGTCTATTTCGGCGAACATCATCCGATTGTAGTGGTAGCCGGGCCTTGTTCTGTTGAAAACGAAGTGATGATTGTCGAAACAGCAAAGCGCGTGAAGGCAGCTGGGGCACAGTTTTTGCGTGGCGGAGCCTACAAACCCCGTACTTCACCCTATGCGTTTCAAGGTTATGGTGAAAGCGCTTTAGATTTATTAGCAGCAGCGCGGGAAGCTACTGGTTTGGGTATTGTCACAGAACTGATGGATGCTGCCGATTTATCAGCAGTGGCGAGGGTAGCTGACATAATCCAAATCGGAGCGCGAAATATGCACAACTTTTCGCTGCTAAAAAAGGTAGGCGCTCAAGATAAACCTGTGCTGCTGAAGCGGGGTATGTCTGCAACAATTGACGAGTGGTTGATGGCGGCAGAATATATTTTGGCATCTGGAAATCCCAATGTGATTCTTTGTGAGCGAGGAATTAGAACCTTTGATGGTAAATATGCGCGGAATACTTTAGATTTATCAGTGCTGCCAGTGTTGCGATCGCTGACCCATTTACCAATTATGATTGATCCCAGTCATGGTACTGGTAGGTCTGAATATGTGCCATCGATGGCAATGGCTGCGATCGCAGCTGGTACAGATGCCTTAATGATTGAAGTTCACCCCAATCCCGCAAAAGCTTTATCTGATGGGCCTCAATCTCTCACCCCTGAGAAATTTGACCGCTTGGTTCAAGAAATGTCAATTCTAGGTAAAGTAGTCGATCGCTGGTCTACACCTGCATTTGATAAGATTGGTGAAAGCCGCATTCTCTCCACGCCAGAACTCTTAAATAAGTAG
- the trpA gene encoding tryptophan synthase subunit alpha, which yields MTSISDSFQTLRDRQQCALIPFITAGDPNLETTAEALRILDRNGADFIELGIPYSDPLADGPVIQAAATRALQKGTKLEQVLEMLHVVIPSLKAPIILFTYYNPILHRGIKSFLAQIAVAGVQGLVVPDLPLEEAEELIQTAASFGIEVILLVAPTSSQDRIVAIARQSQGFIYLVSVTGVTGIRAQIQNRVEHLITELRSVTDKPIGVGFGISAPEQAHQVMEWGADAVIVGSAFVKRLAEGSPTEGLQAVEEFCRELKTAITENQRKSPSLQEVR from the coding sequence ATGACTTCTATCTCCGATTCCTTTCAAACTTTACGCGATCGCCAACAGTGTGCTTTAATCCCTTTTATCACAGCAGGCGATCCTAACTTAGAAACTACTGCCGAAGCTTTACGCATCTTAGATCGCAACGGTGCTGACTTTATCGAGTTAGGCATACCCTACTCCGATCCTCTCGCAGATGGGCCTGTGATTCAAGCAGCAGCAACCCGCGCTTTACAAAAAGGCACGAAATTAGAGCAAGTGCTAGAGATGTTACACGTAGTCATTCCTAGCCTAAAAGCGCCGATAATTTTATTTACTTACTACAATCCCATTTTGCACCGGGGTATTAAGTCGTTTTTGGCGCAAATTGCCGTTGCTGGGGTGCAAGGGTTGGTAGTACCAGACTTACCCTTAGAAGAAGCAGAAGAATTAATCCAAACTGCTGCCTCTTTTGGAATTGAGGTAATTTTACTCGTAGCTCCTACCAGTTCTCAAGATAGAATTGTTGCGATCGCTCGTCAATCTCAGGGTTTTATCTATCTAGTTAGTGTTACAGGCGTTACAGGTATCCGCGCTCAAATCCAAAACCGCGTAGAGCATTTAATTACCGAGTTGCGAAGCGTCACCGATAAACCCATCGGCGTTGGTTTTGGCATCTCCGCACCAGAACAGGCACATCAAGTCATGGAATGGGGAGCAGACGCAGTGATTGTTGGTAGCGCCTTTGTGAAACGGTTAGCTGAAGGTAGCCCAACAGAAGGATTGCAAGCCGTGGAAGAATTTTGTCGAGAACTTAAAACAGCCATCACAGAAAATCAGCGCAAAAGTCCATCTCTTCAAGAGGTGAGATAA
- a CDS encoding tyrosinase family protein — translation MKSLLKSVKILIYSVLLVTTSALTVFAHDRLDHRQYKYHWNHNLPGQYTHLAVRKNVTDLTPAEKTAFVKAIKTLKTVIPAGSKLSIYDQFVAIHIGATRLIHNHKGHSDGSVQELAHENAAFFPWHREYIRRFEQALQTVDPTVTLPYWDWTDAKALDVIFNDDFLGSNGQGVTIKVPNQGNFTGGAVPGAFSAANGWVMNPTLNIDPETQTSLGTSLVRFLRLPPASDYPVPKKDVERVLSLNNYSLFRPALEGFISVDERGKVTPGGFIHNYIHGLVGGVQIDASTRPVKFKGLGTMSNIPSSPYDPVFWLHHANADRLWAEWQENGHQGSDFYPANGQAYGHNLKDLMWPWDGGMSTPKATPLGDLLSLLPNFDSSDLVRPIDVLNHRNLGYIYKTPEKETRREFYQKNSELRSQNSG, via the coding sequence ATGAAATCCCTGCTGAAATCTGTCAAAATACTAATTTATAGCGTACTTTTAGTTACCACCTCTGCGCTTACAGTCTTTGCCCACGATCGCCTTGACCACAGACAATACAAATACCATTGGAATCATAATCTTCCAGGGCAATACACTCATCTAGCTGTCAGAAAGAACGTAACTGACCTGACACCAGCAGAGAAAACAGCCTTCGTCAAGGCTATCAAAACCTTAAAAACTGTCATACCCGCAGGTAGCAAGCTCAGTATTTACGACCAATTCGTTGCCATACACATAGGGGCAACACGCTTAATTCATAACCATAAAGGACATTCCGATGGTTCCGTCCAAGAACTTGCTCATGAAAATGCCGCATTTTTCCCTTGGCATCGAGAATATATCCGCAGATTTGAACAAGCTTTGCAAACAGTAGACCCAACTGTTACTCTGCCATACTGGGATTGGACAGATGCCAAAGCACTTGATGTAATTTTTAATGATGACTTTCTTGGTTCTAACGGTCAAGGAGTAACCATTAAAGTTCCAAATCAGGGAAACTTTACAGGCGGCGCGGTACCTGGGGCTTTTTCAGCTGCAAATGGCTGGGTTATGAATCCGACATTAAATATTGACCCAGAAACCCAAACCTCATTAGGTACATCACTTGTACGTTTTCTAAGATTACCTCCAGCCAGTGATTATCCAGTGCCCAAAAAAGATGTTGAGCGTGTCCTGAGTCTTAATAACTATTCTCTATTTCGCCCCGCTTTGGAAGGATTTATCTCTGTAGATGAGCGAGGTAAAGTCACCCCAGGAGGATTTATACACAACTACATTCATGGTTTAGTTGGTGGGGTGCAGATAGATGCAAGCACAAGACCCGTAAAGTTTAAGGGCTTGGGTACTATGAGCAATATCCCAAGTTCGCCTTATGACCCAGTGTTTTGGTTGCATCATGCAAACGCAGACCGCCTCTGGGCTGAATGGCAAGAAAACGGTCATCAAGGTAGCGATTTCTATCCTGCTAATGGTCAGGCTTACGGACACAATCTTAAAGACCTAATGTGGCCTTGGGATGGCGGTATGTCTACCCCCAAAGCTACGCCGTTAGGAGATTTATTATCCCTATTACCAAATTTTGACTCTAGCGATTTGGTGCGCCCCATAGACGTTTTGAATCACAGAAATCTGGGCTATATCTACAAAACCCCTGAAAAGGAAACGCGAAGAGAATTTTATCAGAAGAATTCAGAACTCAGGAGTCAGAATTCAGGATGA
- the trpB gene encoding tryptophan synthase subunit beta, with protein sequence MVSIQDIKIATQQPDSLGRFGRFGGKYVPETLMPALSELEAAFHQYRNDPSFQAELQNLLRDYVGRPSPLYFAERLTTNYARPDGTGPQIYLKREDLNHTGAHKINNALAQVLLAKRMGKQRVIAETGAGQHGVATATVCARFGLKCVIYMGVHDMERQALNVFRMKLMGAEVSPVEAGTGTLKDATSEAIRDWVTNVETTHYILGSVAGPHPYPMIVRDFHAVIGIETRAQAQEKWGGLPDILLACVGGGSNAIGLFNEFMHEPSVRLIGVEAAGEGVDTEKHAATLTKGRIGVLHGAMSYLLQDDDGQVIEAHSISAGLDYPGVGPEHSYLKDLGRAEYYSVTDKQALDAFQRLSQLEGIIPALETAHAIAYLETLCPQLKGSPRIVINCSGRGDKDVQTVAKVLIP encoded by the coding sequence GTGGTAAGCATACAAGACATCAAGATTGCAACTCAACAACCAGATTCTTTGGGTAGATTTGGCAGATTTGGCGGTAAATACGTCCCAGAAACCTTAATGCCTGCATTAAGTGAATTAGAAGCAGCATTTCATCAATATCGCAACGATCCAAGTTTCCAAGCAGAATTGCAAAACTTACTGCGAGATTATGTAGGACGACCCAGCCCATTATATTTTGCGGAACGCCTCACAACAAACTACGCTAGACCAGATGGCACGGGGCCGCAAATTTATTTAAAGCGCGAAGATTTAAATCATACAGGCGCTCACAAAATTAATAATGCGTTGGCTCAAGTGTTACTCGCTAAACGTATGGGTAAGCAACGGGTGATTGCCGAGACAGGTGCAGGACAACACGGCGTAGCGACTGCAACCGTATGTGCTAGGTTTGGTTTGAAATGTGTGATTTACATGGGCGTTCACGATATGGAACGCCAAGCCCTGAACGTGTTTCGGATGAAATTAATGGGGGCAGAAGTTAGTCCAGTGGAGGCAGGTACGGGAACTCTCAAGGATGCAACTTCGGAAGCAATTCGAGATTGGGTGACGAATGTAGAAACAACTCATTACATCCTCGGTTCCGTTGCCGGGCCTCATCCCTACCCGATGATTGTCCGTGACTTCCACGCAGTCATTGGTATCGAAACTCGCGCTCAAGCCCAAGAGAAATGGGGAGGATTACCAGATATTCTACTGGCTTGCGTGGGTGGAGGTTCCAACGCGATCGGCTTATTCAATGAGTTTATGCATGAACCTTCAGTGCGTTTAATTGGAGTGGAAGCTGCGGGTGAAGGTGTAGATACAGAAAAACACGCCGCTACCTTGACAAAAGGAAGAATAGGTGTATTGCATGGTGCAATGAGCTATTTACTGCAAGATGATGATGGTCAAGTCATCGAAGCCCATTCAATTAGTGCCGGATTAGATTATCCTGGCGTTGGCCCTGAGCATAGTTATTTAAAGGATCTTGGCCGCGCCGAATATTACAGTGTTACCGATAAACAGGCATTAGACGCATTTCAAAGGCTTTCGCAACTAGAAGGGATTATTCCAGCCTTAGAAACTGCTCATGCGATCGCATATTTAGAAACCCTTTGTCCTCAATTAAAAGGCAGTCCTCGCATCGTCATTAATTGCTCCGGTAGAGGTGATAAAGATGTACAAACTGTTGCCAAAGTCCTAATTCCTTAA
- the trpD gene encoding anthranilate phosphoribosyltransferase codes for MIAVTKTPLDNIPATPEFYNWPALLQQLLNRQSLTVPQAADLMQGWLTDTIPDVLSGAILAAIQAKGVSAEELVGMASVLQSQSSQTPLIASLHTPLIDTCGTGGDGASTFNISTAVAFVAAAAGVKVAKHGNRSASSKTGSADVLEALGINLNATPEKVQAAVGEIGITFLFAPGWHPALKAIATLRKTLKVRTVFNLLGPLVNPMRPTGQIIGVNDPLLLEEIVQALSQLGCQQAIALHGRERLDEAGLADVTDLAVLQDKKVRSLTLNPQELGLSFAPTAALHGGDVQENAEILKAVLQGKGTQAQQDVVALNTALALQVGEAIHGETDVLAGCVKGIVLAKEILQSGAAWTKLEQLAEFLHDSPR; via the coding sequence ATGATAGCTGTAACTAAAACTCCACTTGACAACATCCCCGCCACTCCTGAATTCTACAACTGGCCAGCTTTATTACAACAGTTGTTAAATCGGCAATCGTTGACGGTTCCCCAAGCTGCGGATTTGATGCAAGGTTGGCTCACAGATACCATTCCCGATGTTCTATCAGGAGCGATTTTAGCCGCAATTCAAGCCAAAGGCGTCTCCGCTGAAGAATTAGTTGGTATGGCTAGCGTATTGCAATCGCAATCTTCTCAGACGCCATTAATCGCGTCTCTACATACTCCCTTAATTGACACCTGTGGAACTGGTGGAGATGGTGCTTCAACTTTTAATATCTCGACTGCTGTCGCCTTTGTTGCCGCCGCCGCCGGGGTAAAGGTTGCCAAACATGGCAATCGTTCGGCATCTAGTAAGACTGGTTCGGCGGATGTGCTGGAAGCTTTGGGTATAAATCTCAACGCCACTCCTGAAAAAGTGCAAGCCGCAGTGGGTGAAATCGGAATCACCTTTTTGTTTGCTCCCGGCTGGCATCCTGCACTAAAGGCGATCGCTACTTTGCGAAAAACTTTGAAGGTGCGGACTGTTTTTAACTTGCTCGGCCCGCTAGTAAATCCCATGCGACCGACGGGGCAAATTATTGGTGTCAACGACCCGCTTTTACTGGAAGAGATTGTGCAAGCCTTATCCCAACTGGGATGTCAGCAAGCGATCGCCCTCCACGGACGGGAACGTTTAGATGAAGCTGGTTTGGCAGATGTCACTGATTTAGCTGTACTCCAAGATAAAAAAGTCCGCTCTTTGACGCTCAATCCTCAAGAACTGGGTTTAAGTTTTGCACCCACTGCGGCGTTGCACGGTGGAGATGTCCAAGAAAATGCCGAAATCTTGAAAGCAGTTTTGCAAGGTAAAGGCACTCAAGCGCAACAAGATGTAGTCGCTTTAAATACAGCCTTAGCCCTGCAAGTTGGTGAAGCCATTCATGGGGAAACTGATGTTTTAGCAGGTTGTGTTAAAGGTATTGTCCTTGCCAAAGAAATTCTGCAAAGCGGCGCGGCTTGGACAAAATTAGAACAACTTGCGGAATTTTTACACGATTCGCCAAGGTAA
- the trpC gene encoding indole-3-glycerol phosphate synthase TrpC, whose protein sequence is MTNQVAPSRHILEEIVSHKRQEVAQMQQELPLGSLRQQLNAAPTVRNFLTALQENPNQPSLIAEVKKASPSRGIIRADFDPVAIAQAYERGGAACLSVLTDCKFFQGSFDNLRKVRQQVALPLLCKEFIIDRYQIYLARTAGADAVLLIAAILSDRELQDFLQVIHDLGMTALVEVHTLAELDRVLKLDNLSLVGINNRNLADFTLDLGTTQQLLAERQQQLQSLDITVVSESGLYTPANLSLVAEAGARAVLIGESLVKQSDVEQAVRDILSFS, encoded by the coding sequence ATGACTAACCAAGTTGCTCCTTCCCGCCATATTCTTGAAGAAATTGTGTCGCATAAAAGGCAAGAAGTTGCACAAATGCAGCAAGAATTGCCTTTAGGCTCATTGCGACAACAGTTAAATGCAGCCCCGACTGTGCGAAATTTCTTGACTGCTTTGCAAGAAAACCCCAACCAACCTAGCTTAATTGCTGAAGTAAAAAAGGCATCACCTAGCCGTGGGATTATCCGCGCAGATTTTGACCCAGTTGCTATTGCTCAAGCTTATGAACGAGGTGGTGCAGCTTGTTTATCAGTCCTCACCGATTGTAAGTTTTTTCAGGGCAGTTTTGATAATCTGCGAAAGGTGCGTCAACAAGTTGCATTACCTTTACTGTGCAAGGAGTTCATCATTGACCGCTATCAAATTTATTTAGCACGGACAGCAGGTGCAGATGCAGTATTGTTGATTGCAGCTATTTTATCAGATCGAGAACTCCAAGATTTTTTGCAAGTAATTCACGATTTGGGCATGACTGCGCTAGTAGAAGTCCATACCTTGGCTGAACTAGATCGAGTGCTAAAGCTTGATAATCTAAGTTTAGTAGGAATCAACAATCGCAATTTAGCAGATTTTACCCTTGATTTAGGAACAACACAGCAACTTTTAGCAGAGCGTCAACAACAATTACAAAGCTTAGATATCACCGTCGTCAGCGAATCTGGACTGTATACACCTGCTAATTTATCTCTTGTCGCTGAGGCTGGTGCGCGTGCGGTTTTGATTGGAGAGTCTTTAGTTAAACAAAGCGATGTAGAACAAGCTGTACGTGATATTTTGAGCTTTTCTTAA
- a CDS encoding threo-3-hydroxy-L-aspartate ammonia-lyase yields MTQPNSVAISDVQAAQKRILGIAHHTPVLTSRIVNDRTNSQVFFKCENFQRTGAFKFRGAYNALAQLSLAQKQTGVITYSSGNHAQAIALAGQLLNIPITIVMPDDAPIVKQTATRGYGAEIILYNCQETNREELAQNLADNRSLILIPPYDHPHVVAGQGTTALELIQEVGELDLLLVCCGGGGLLSGCAIAAKSLLPNCKVIGVEPVLGDDATRSFHTKTLQTVKNPNTIADGARTPSLGQITFPLVLHYVDDMVTVSEEAILRTMFFLWERLKIVVEPTGVLAAAALLEGVVTAPEARIGVIISGGNVDLGQVGKFFSVGLN; encoded by the coding sequence ATGACACAACCTAATTCCGTTGCTATAAGTGACGTGCAAGCAGCACAAAAGCGAATTTTAGGGATTGCCCACCACACACCTGTACTAACATCTAGAATCGTTAACGATCGCACCAATAGCCAAGTGTTTTTTAAGTGCGAAAACTTTCAACGCACGGGGGCATTTAAATTTAGAGGTGCGTACAATGCCTTAGCGCAACTATCGCTAGCACAAAAACAAACAGGCGTTATCACCTATTCATCAGGAAATCATGCCCAAGCAATCGCTTTAGCTGGACAATTACTAAATATTCCCATCACTATTGTCATGCCTGATGATGCACCCATTGTCAAACAAACTGCGACTCGTGGTTATGGTGCAGAGATAATTTTGTACAATTGCCAAGAAACAAACCGAGAAGAATTAGCCCAAAATTTAGCGGATAATCGCTCTCTCATACTCATTCCTCCTTACGATCATCCCCATGTCGTCGCCGGACAAGGGACAACTGCTTTAGAACTAATCCAAGAAGTTGGTGAGTTGGACTTATTATTAGTCTGTTGTGGCGGTGGCGGATTACTTTCAGGATGTGCGATCGCAGCCAAGTCACTTTTACCCAATTGTAAAGTCATCGGGGTAGAACCAGTCCTTGGCGATGATGCTACCCGCTCCTTTCACACCAAAACCTTACAAACAGTCAAAAATCCTAATACTATCGCTGATGGTGCGCGGACTCCTAGCCTTGGTCAAATTACTTTTCCCTTAGTGCTGCATTACGTCGATGATATGGTTACGGTATCGGAAGAGGCGATTCTTCGCACTATGTTTTTCTTGTGGGAGCGTTTGAAAATTGTAGTTGAACCTACTGGGGTATTAGCTGCTGCTGCTTTACTCGAAGGCGTGGTGACAGCACCAGAAGCGAGAATTGGTGTGATCATCAGTGGTGGGAATGTAGATTTAGGGCAAGTTGGTAAATTCTTTTCTGTGGGATTGAATTGA